One genomic segment of Odocoileus virginianus isolate 20LAN1187 ecotype Illinois chromosome 33, Ovbor_1.2, whole genome shotgun sequence includes these proteins:
- the BCL7B gene encoding B-cell CLL/lymphoma 7 protein family member B isoform X5, which translates to MRAESRRVPQRTPVEADVYSCLSLKEKSKSNSSAAREPNGFPSDASANSSLLLEFQDENSNQSSVSDVYQLKVDSSTNSSPSPQQSESLSPAHTSDFRTDDSQPPTLGQEILEEPSLPASEVADEPPTLTKEEPVPLETQIAEEEEDSSAPPLKRFCMDQPAVPQTASES; encoded by the exons ATGAGGGCAGAAAGCAGGAGGGTCCCACAGAGAACTCCAGTGGAAGCAGATGTATATAGCTGCCTGTCTCTT aaagaaaagtCAAAATCGAACAGTTCCGCAGCCCGGGAACCTAATGGCTTTCCCTCTGATGCCTCAGCCAATTCCTCTCTCCTTCTTGAATTCCAGG ATGAAAACAGCAACCAGAGCTCCGTGTCTGATGTCTACCAGCTCAAGGTGGACAGTAGCACCAACTcgagccccagcccccagcagagcGAGTCCTTGAGCCCTGCGCACACCTCTGACTTCCGCACAGACGACTCCCAGCCCCCCACGCTGGGCCAGGAGATCCTTGAGG agccctccctgcctgcctcggAAGTTGCTGATGAACCTCCGACCCTCACGAAGGAAGAACCAGTTCCTCTAGAGACACAG ATTGCTGAGGAAGAGGAAGACTCAAGTGCCCCTCCCCTGAAACGCTTCTGTATGGACCAGCCTGCAGTGCCGCAGACAGCGTCAGAAAGCTAG